ATGTCAATACTTGAGAGCATGAAGACAGATGGGTCAGCCATTCAAGgtaatccttggctacatagtgaatttgaggccagtttgggatacatggagaccctgtccaaaaaaaccCAAGGTTAGCCACGTGTTCTACCTGTTTTAATGTTTATTGGCTGTGATAGTAGAATCTTTGACTGTAGCTGCTGCTTTGttatttctaagatttttttttagctctgtGCCAGTTAACTAACAGTTCAATGTTATGCCTTTTCTAGAATGTACATCTTTGAACTATGCAGGCCACTGCAGTGGTAGAAACAGATTCTGATAAAAAATACCATAAAAATGGAGGAaacctccaaaaaggtaaggatCCAAGCCCGTTGGAGAAGGGTGCTAATTATAAACGAAGGTTTCCCTTCAGGGTTGCTGTTTTAAAGCCTCTCCCAGCAAGCTGGTACAATTCCGCATATTTTTAACCTTGCCAATTCCCTTGTGAGTTTGTTGTAGCTGAGGACAAACTGCTTTTATAATTATGTAGTAGGAAAGGCCAAAGACAGACCTTGTAAGTCCATGGGAGACCAATCTGTTTAACTGTCTGTTAAAATGTTAATATAAGACAGcatacaaagtttaaaatgagCAGTACTtgtaaaaatcaaataatcagTGTCCCAGATGTATGACAGTAGCTCGTGTGTGAGTCTTTGTTTACTGCACCTTGTATCAGTAACCTCAGATCCCTTGCCTGGGCTGAACTGTGTCCCTCCTTCCCCGTCctgctttccctcctcctctcccctgctCTTCATGGCAGTCAGTCCCTCTCTTTCGTCCTAAGTATCCCCATTCATGTGCAGTGCCTGGTGAATCTTAGAGTGGGACTTAAGCAGGTAGAGGCCAATTGGTGGTCATGAAATAAAATGAGCTAATTGTGCTTTTTAGTAAAGTGAAATAGAAACTCCCAGAATGCATTGGCCCAAGAGTAGTTACTGCTTGATAAGCTTTTTGATTCCCTTCTTGGCTCATCATATGTCTGCTGTTGAGTACCCTCTCTGGTCTTCCTTCTGTACTCTTGATCTACCTTCCTTCACTTTCCAGACTTCTTACAGATGCTTTTCACAGCTCAATCCCAGTCACATGACTACCCTTTTAAGAGGCTTGCAGTGGCTTTCCCACCCCTTAGGGTAAGAGCCAGACATCCTTAGCACCTCATAAAAGGCCTTTCCAGTCTGCCATGCTTCTCTCAGATGTCTCTTCTGCTCTGTGCAGCTGGCCTAGTTCCTGCAAGGGCCACATTCATTCACACAGCCAGCTGCACTTGTTGGATTTATCTAAGACAAGTGTGTCCCTTTTGTTTGAAACACTTTTCAGATGTAAAGTTTTTATCCAAGTctgcccctcctttctcctcagaTTCACCTGTTCCATTAGCACAGCGGTCAGAGCATCTCTTTTAACTGTGGTGGGGGTTTTGTGTGTTTATCTAAGACCCTTTGGAAAGCCAAGCTGTGGTGGCAACACCAGTGTCCTCTTACCTTCATTTACACACTACCTACAAATGACCCAGTAGCTACCCCAAAATTTATTCAGCAatagtatatttaaaaatttctaattAGACCTGTCCACAAGTTAAGTGGCTGTCCTGTAGAGGAAAGACTTCTCACCATTGAAAGAGTTCAGGAAGACTCGACACTTGTATTGCCTTGGATAGCTTATTGATTAAGTGCTTTAAAGAACTGCAGATTATTTTCTTGTAGTTCTGAAGTGTGAGATTGAGGTACCAAGATGGTCAGATTCTCCTGAGGTGTCTCGGTTCATATTCTATCTTCAGATGGTGTGTGACTTGAAGCACTCTGTTGCATTTTAAGGAGGACTAACCCTATCATGAGGGTCCTGCACTCCTGGTCTAAAGGCCCACCTTTAATAACCATCACAGTGGGGCTAGGACTTCAGAGTGGTTGTTTGGGAGAGGTTTCCATTTATTTTAGTTGCTATAAGGGGTATTTGTATTTGTCATTAATAATGTAAAAGTAGCCCAGCATTTGGGGGAAGTAGGACCAaattattgtggtgatattttattgtgctCTAATAAGTaaaacttatctggagatcagaggacagagccagccactagattagacatatagcccagacagtggtggcacacacccttaatcctatcacttgggagtcagagatccatctggatctctgtgagttcaaggccaaactgggaacagagccaggcatggtagcacacacctttaatcccaggaagtcatggcaggaagcagaaaggtatataaggtgtgaggaccaggaactagaagcttttacgAGTTCAGCTAAGACCCTTCTGGGTGAGGACTAAGAGGCTTTcaatcggctgaggagttggcgaggttggatgtggcttgttctgtttctcggATTTTTCAGCttccaccccaatatctggctctgggttttttttattaataagaccatttagcaattcatcttatagATTATGTCTAGTCTTTTCCAATGTTTAGTTTCTGTAATGTTAACATATTCTCTTTCACTTTTTTGAACAGATAAACCTTATAATaatcttaagaaagaaagtgTGTTCAATGGTTGCAACGAAGTCAAATTGACTTTTCCTGATGGTGAATGGGACTCCTTGGCAGCAGAACAAAGAGCTAGTGACAAAGAAATCAGCAGTATTGACAAGACAGATTTATCAGAACCATCTTTTTCTGTAAATCAAGATACTAATGTAGAGAAGATTTTCTCTCAGTCAAGTGAATTTGAAGACAGTATTGACTATGCTCTTTTGAACGAGACATACTCTATACATTGCTCAGAATCAAAACTCAAGAATGAAAATCTTCCACATTTATATTCAGAATTACGTCCTGAAGTGCACAAAAAAGTGGAGGCATTGTTTGACATTGTAGGGCCTCAAGATAATAATCGTGTTGGCTTGGAAAGGAGCCATGAGATTTCCGGTGGAGCTTGTGGAGACGCGCAGAAGAGTGTCATGGGTGACGATTCGCAGCAGGAGTATCACAGTGCAGAGCAGGAGTGCATAAGCACATACTTGCCTCCCGACCCAGCTAAAACAGCAAGCACATCCAGCCTGGATGTTAGTGAGTTGAAACCGTCCGGCTGTGGCATTAAACGTGTTGGCAATTTGGAAGATAACCATGTTAAATTAGAGAGTGGCCTTAGCGCCTCTTTGGAGGCACTTAGTGTTTTTGCACAAGAATGCTCACCTCATGCCTCTACATCTCAGAGTTCTGACATGTTAAAAGAATATCATCAACCCAAATTTGAGAAGTGTAAAGAACAAGAGGCTGGTTTACTGACCCGTAAAGTGTTTGAGGACATTTTACAGAGAAGCAGCTCTCCCTTAAACCCTCAGAAAGGACCCCAAACTACAATGTTGGCTAAAGAAGTGAAATCTCAGACAATTGAAAGGAAAGATTTTTGTGGAAGTAGAGTTTTCCAGAATAAAACATTACAGCGCCCTGAGAACCCTATCTCGTTTCCCCAAGACCAAGCCCCTGAGACACAGTTGAAGGCTAATAACACTCACCAGACTTCTGGGGCTTCTATTTTTGAtgactcagtcatttctctctgtggctCTTTGCAATACAAAAGCCTCCCTGAACCaggctttttttctcctgtgctACCAAGGGTAGCAGTCACAGATAACCAGGCAGAAGTAGAGGACAGCTGCATACACTATGTAAAAAGCGGTGCCACAAATAAAGCATGCTCTCCTGATGTGAAAGAAGGGTGTCTTAAGTCAGTGCCAGATGCAGCGAGCTGTCTGTGTACAGTTCCGCAGACACTGGATGTGAGCAGAGGAGCAAACGCAAGGTCTTCTGTAGTGTCTACTTCAAGCAACACGGAGATAACGGTGAAAAGACATCAGCCTGATGTGTGGCAAAGTGAGAAACAAAGTGTCGCTTGTAACACAGACTGGTCCTGCGGACGGGATTGCAGAGATGCACAGGTGCCTGTACCCAAAGAATCAGGAAGATCACTCCTAACTGACTGTTTAAATTCCCGGAATGAGGTAAAATCAGTAATACCACAATTGTAATGTACAGATTTTAGAAGTTCTGCAAATGTGGTTGGGTTCGTTTAGAGTATTAGTGAAAAAACGCTAGCTcaagggaaggatggcagcatgCCACAGCTCTGTCTTCCGGTGGCAGACAGTGTCGAGAGATTGTTTCagtttggttttatattttaccATTTTGAAACTGTATATTACATTCATTTTtgtcatatatttataattttatattgtttccagaattccttggaattaagaaaaacatctgataccacagacagaaagaaatgtcCTGAGAGGTAGGCCAGCTGTATAAGCTCACACATGTATATGGGAAAACTCAAAAtggtatttattttctgtgtagcaTATTTAACCATGTCGAATTAAAGGGGCTTTAAGAAGCTGTACATTTTGGTCACTCCTAGCAGATAGAGTATAACAACAGGGTGGTTAGAGATCATCACGAGGAGCCTGCAGCCACCACCATTTCTTCAGACGTAAAGACATCTTCTTCCCTCCAACCACGTCCAGCCTAGTccagtttccttcttccttttgaaTCACCCATAGATTAAACAAACTAGCATCTTAGGGAAAATGCCACATATTTGAAGAGATAGATACACTCACTGAAGTGTTGTTAAACCTGAGCTTATTCATCACTGGTTTTACTTTGCATTTATTAATAATCCAAAAGACAGTTTGGagccagagagtgagagagaaataagcgagagccgtgtgtgtgtgtgtgtgtgtgtgtgtgtgtgtgtgtgtgtgtgtgtgtgtgtgtgtatctgtactcTGAAATCAGGTGCCTAATGAATTTAGTCTGGTATCCCAAAGCTATAAAACTAAACTTAAAATTGAAACTTCCAAACAACCGTGTTCTATAGCTTCGCCCTGTAGGAGGAATTAAATTAAACCACAgggaaatataagaaatataaaatctggccaggcagtggtggcacacacctttaatcccagcacttaggaggcagaggcaggcaaacctctgagttcaaggcca
The window above is part of the Peromyscus maniculatus bairdii isolate BWxNUB_F1_BW_parent chromosome 13, HU_Pman_BW_mat_3.1, whole genome shotgun sequence genome. Proteins encoded here:
- the Rbm44 gene encoding RNA-binding protein 44 isoform X1, yielding MQATAVVETDSDKKYHKNGGNLQKDKPYNNLKKESVFNGCNEVKLTFPDGEWDSLAAEQRASDKEISSIDKTDLSEPSFSVNQDTNVEKIFSQSSEFEDSIDYALLNETYSIHCSESKLKNENLPHLYSELRPEVHKKVEALFDIVGPQDNNRVGLERSHEISGGACGDAQKSVMGDDSQQEYHSAEQECISTYLPPDPAKTASTSSLDVSELKPSGCGIKRVGNLEDNHVKLESGLSASLEALSVFAQECSPHASTSQSSDMLKEYHQPKFEKCKEQEAGLLTRKVFEDILQRSSSPLNPQKGPQTTMLAKEVKSQTIERKDFCGSRVFQNKTLQRPENPISFPQDQAPETQLKANNTHQTSGASIFDDSVISLCGSLQYKSLPEPGFFSPVLPRVAVTDNQAEVEDSCIHYVKSGATNKACSPDVKEGCLKSVPDAASCLCTVPQTLDVSRGANARSSVVSTSSNTEITVKRHQPDVWQSEKQSVACNTDWSCGRDCRDAQVPVPKESGRSLLTDCLNSRNENSLELRKTSDTTDRKKCPERAFQLCEEMTLPSKCCEKTVERAVKAEMHLLDVCYQMCRRHCCHIHKLVMESRAGFNRNLPSNSAKKELGSTLLSVLGDLKVRYMNLKEKVHKGIPLEELPPLSMESKLLAAFSDFASGLMEEEACGLSGANSELDNQSVPDVDTSPSLQKTLSQMSFVSDNSHLKQDKSPMNDEFKNGDINIDFTQLKLDDKDYKSVREVSEDWFDATERLTGIDFSGTQESGTEHDRWSPKSPLEMKNGELLRRSKGFLIHVGGLCPSVSEADLRSHFQKYQVSEISIYDSTNYRYASLAFTKNSNAKMAVQEMNGIEINGKSVNVRLVKIPGEHTPPLLSKNGNGTGVNHLEKMTNKDGAFASSTCRLPRARPRQPESEQDSEFPPLEQGVKKNCNQIESARLLPETPVPFIPPNTLNLRSFTKIMKKLAELHPEISRDHIIEALQEVRINHKGFLNGLSINTIIKMTSSFLRNSASR
- the Rbm44 gene encoding RNA-binding protein 44 isoform X2, whose amino-acid sequence is MQATAVVETDSDKKYHKNGGNLQKDKPYNNLKKESVFNGCNEVKLTFPDGEWDSLAAEQRASDKEISSIDKTDLSEPSFSVNQDTNVEKIFSQSSEFEDSIDYALLNETYSIHCSESKLKNENLPHLYSELRPEVHKKVEALFDIVGPQDNNRVGLERSHEISGGACGDAQKSVMGDDSQQEYHSAEQECISTYLPPDPAKTASTSSLDVSELKPSGCGIKRVGNLEDNHVKLESGLSASLEALSVFAQECSPHASTSQSSDMLKEYHQPKFEKCKEQEAGLLTRKVFEDILQRSSSPLNPQKGPQTTMLAKEVKSQTIERKDFCGSRVFQNKTLQRPENPISFPQDQAPETQLKANNTHQTSGASIFDDSVISLCGSLQYKSLPEPGFFSPVLPRVAVTDNQAEVEDSCIHYVKSGATNKACSPDVKEGCLKSVPDAASCLCTVPQTLDVSRGANARSSVVSTSSNTEITVKRHQPDVWQSEKQSVACNTDWSCGRDCRDAQNSLELRKTSDTTDRKKCPERAFQLCEEMTLPSKCCEKTVERAVKAEMHLLDVCYQMCRRHCCHIHKLVMESRAGFNRNLPSNSAKKELGSTLLSVLGDLKVRYMNLKEKVHKGIPLEELPPLSMESKLLAAFSDFASGLMEEEACGLSGANSELDNQSVPDVDTSPSLQKTLSQMSFVSDNSHLKQDKSPMNDEFKNGDINIDFTQLKLDDKDYKSVREVSEDWFDATERLTGIDFSGTQESGTEHDRWSPKSPLEMKNGELLRRSKGFLIHVGGLCPSVSEADLRSHFQKYQVSEISIYDSTNYRYASLAFTKNSNAKMAVQEMNGIEINGKSVNVRLVKIPGEHTPPLLSKNGNGTGVNHLEKMTNKDGAFASSTCRLPRARPRQPESEQDSEFPPLEQGVKKNCNQIESARLLPETPVPFIPPNTLNLRSFTKIMKKLAELHPEISRDHIIEALQEVRINHKGFLNGLSINTIIKMTSSFLRNSASR